In Lates calcarifer isolate ASB-BC8 linkage group LG15, TLL_Latcal_v3, whole genome shotgun sequence, one genomic interval encodes:
- the sostdc1a gene encoding sclerostin domain-containing protein 1a — MHLSAHESCHSLVLLCILLRSCQAFKNDATELLFSHASAPTPEVQSNVSLNRARTGGRGAGGAAAHDRGERSQIGCRELRSTKYISDGHCTSINPIKELVCAGECLPAQMLQNWIGGAYGRKFWGRRSSNQDWRCVNDKTRTQRIQLQCQDGSTRTYKITVVTSCKCKRYSRQHNESGYKFEEPAVSPPQLLHKHKSKSKRRLGKNRLSENWHETEP, encoded by the exons ATGCACCTGAGCGCGCACGAGTCGTGCCATTCTTTGGTCTTACTTTGCATCCTCCTGAGGAGTTGTCAAGCCTTCAAGAACGACGCCACGGAGCTCCTGTTCTCACATGCGAGCGCGCCGACGCCGGAGGTTCAGAGCAACGTGTCCCTGAACCGCGCACGTACCGGCGGCAGAGGAGCGGGCGGCGCGGCGGCGCACGACAGAGGcg AACGAAGCCAAATTGGATGCAGAGAGCTGAGGTCGACAAAGTACATCTCTGACGGCCACTGCACCAGCATCAACCCCATCAAGGAGCTGGTGTGTGCTGGGGAGTGTCTCCCAGCCCAGATGCTTCAAAACTGGATCGGCGGCGCCTACGGCAGGAAGTTCTGGGGTCGCCGGAGCAGCAACCAGGACTGGCGGTGCGTCAACGACAAAACCCGCACCCAGCGCATCCAGCTGCAGTGCCAGGATGGCAGCACGAGAACATACAAAATCACAGTGGTCACCTCCTGCAAGTGCAAGAGGTACTCGAGGCAGCACAATGAGTCGGGCTACAAGTTCGAGGAGCCGGCCGTGTCGCCGCCGCAGctcctgcacaaacacaagtcCAAGAGCAAGAGGAGGCTGGGGAAAAACCGGCTTAGTGAGAACTGGCACGAGACTGAACCCTGA
- the ankmy2a gene encoding ankyrin repeat and MYND domain-containing protein 2a, giving the protein MSAPKKGDLSSSEKELFEVITAGNVQEASRLLGCKDVRVNCLDEYGMTPLMHAAYKGKADMCKLLLQHGADVNCNEHEHGYTALMFAGLSGKTDITWMMLDAGAETDVVNSVGRTAAQMAAFVGQHDCVTVINNFFSRARLDYYTKPQGLEKEPKLPPKLAGPLHKVIMSTNLNPVKMVMLVKENPLLAEVEALDKCRRVMELICEKCIKQQDMNEVLAMKMHYISCLLGKCASFLKDREDKLDGLIKSLLKGRDSDGFPVYQEKFIRECIRKFPYCDATLLQQLVRSIAPVEIGNDPTALSVLTQAITGQVGFMDAEFCTSCGEKGAEKRCSICKMVIYCDQACQKMHWFTHKKVCKTLQEQREKQEAESARLRMQQSKEESKAVQEATESIQELSVETNNEVSPSDSTAETSNPTSIPAADN; this is encoded by the exons ATGTCTGCTCCTAAAAAGGGAGACTTGTCCTCAAGCGAAAAGGAGTTGTTTGAGGTTATTACGGCAG GAAATGTTCAAGAGGCCTCAAGGCTGCTAGGCTGCAAGGATGTTCGAGTCAACTGTTTGGATGAG TACGGGATGACCCCTCTCATGCACGCTGCTTACAAAGGAAAGGCAGACATGTGCAAGTTGCTGCTGCAACACGGAGCAGATGTGAACTGCAATGAACATGAGCACGGATACACAGCGCTGATGTTTGCTGGCCTGTCAG GGAAGACTGATATCACATGGATGATGTTGGATGCGGGGGCGGAAACAGATGTGGTCAATTCTGTCGGAAGGACTGCTGCACAAATGGCTGCCTTTGTTG GACAACACGACTGCGTCACGGTGATCAACAACTTCTTTTCTCGTGCCAGACTGGATTATTACACCAAGCCCCAAGGTTTGGAGAAGGAACCCAAGCTGCCACCGAAACTGGCTGGACCCCTACACAAGGTCATCATGAGCACTAACCTGAACCCTGTCAAG aTGGTGATGCTGGTGAAGGAGAACCCACTGCTGGCAGAGGTGGAGGCTCTGGACAAATGCCGCAGGGTGATGGAGCTCATCTGTGAGAAGTGCATCAAGCAGCAAGACATGAATGAGGTGCTGGCCATGAAGATGCACTACATCAGCTGCCTGCTGGGAAAGTGTGCCTCCTTCCTCAAGGACCGTGAGGACAAGCTGGACGGACTCATCAAGAG TTTGCTGAAGGGTCGAGACAGCGATGGTTTCCCCGTCTATCAAGAGAAGTTTATCAGAGAGTGCATTCGCAAGTTCCCATACTGTGATGCgactctgctgcagcagctggtgcGGAGTATTGCTCCTGTGGAGATT GGTAACGACCCCACGGCTCTGTCAGTGCTGACTCAGGCCATCACAGGTCAGGTCGGCTTCATGGACGCTGAGTTTTGCACTTCCTGTGGAGAGAAAGGAGCAGAGAAGAGATGTTCCATCTGTAAAATG GTGATTTACTGTGACCAAGCCTGCCAGAAGATGCACTGGTTCACCCACAAGAAGGTTTGTAAGACGCTccaagagcagagagagaagcaagAGGCTGAATCAGCCAGACTGAGGATGCAGCAGAGTAAAG aggaGAGTAAAGCAGTGCAGGAGGCCACAGAATCCATACAGGAGCTCTCAGTGGAGACCAACAATGAGGTCTCTCCCTCCGACTCTACAGCAGAAACCTCAAACCCCACTTCCATCCCAGCTGCTGACAACTGA
- the LOC108883211 gene encoding leucine-rich repeat-containing protein 72, which yields MEDINDFLQKCGIRRDADVCQLSFTRKKLTSVPDLARFHFLRKLWLNNNKIRELSCRSLNCCLTELYLQNNNIKSIAGALNHLTCLRRLFLHNNQIRGLEDTMHELRRMQQLQTATFFLNPISHEPGYRYHVIHCLPSIQVLDRKEVKLAERRRSLQTHSPDSHRVLQSVAFGRRIT from the exons ATGGAG GATATAAATGACTTTCTCCAGAAGTGTGGAATAAGGAGGGACGCTGATGTTTGCCAACTCAGCTTCACCAGAAA AAAACTCACCAGTGTCCCCGACTTAGCGAGATTTCACTTTCTGAGGAAGCTGTGGCTGAATAACAACAAG ATCAGAGAGCTCAGCTGTCGTTCCTTGAACTGCTGCTTGACTGAACTTTACCTTCAAAATAATAACATCAAGTCTATTGCAG GTGCCCTGAATCATCTCACCTGCCTGCGACGTCTTTTTCTCCACAACAACCAGATCAGAGGACTGGAGGACACGATGCACGAGCTCAGGAGGATGCAGCAGCTCCAAACTGCCA CTTTCTTCCTCAATCCCATTTCCCACGAACCTGGGTATCGCTACCATGTGATCCACTGCCTGCCTTCTATCCAGGTCTTAGATAGGAAAG AAGTGAAGctagcagagaggaggaggtccCTCCAGACACACAGCCCGGACAGTCATCGTGTCCTCCAGTCTGTGGCCTTCGGCAGACGAATAACATAA